Proteins encoded by one window of Shewanella avicenniae:
- a CDS encoding sugar-binding domain-containing protein translates to MKAKYNAIFSALIALGLTACSGSDSPSSNTQQTLSLAGDWQVKLDPQNTGVSEKWAQNGFDGQKITLPGTLDDAKLGTKSTMKPEINNDVMAHLNREYEYIGAAWYQKDVTIPEDWKGDTVALELERVIWESEVFVDGKSVGTRNSLVASHNYDLTSFLSPGKHRITVRIDNGDKFPGINITSDKYPRESSQQMAHSYTNHTQIKWNGMLGDINLTASSANMADDVQVYPSLANNSITVTFEQKAPAPGNVAYTISKPDGTLVAEGEAKNAEVKNGKVTFTIAKPDGVTLWDEFNPNVYQLAVNPTNSGTDTSATATFGFREISEASGDLLLNGQRIFLRGNLDAAIFPLTGHPPMEKQGWLEILKQAKAYGLNHFRFHSWAPPAAAFEAADEVGFYYQIELPHWSLHVGADEATTNFLRAEGQRIIDEYGNHPSFIMMAMGNELEGDLDTLRSLVNDYKAQDSRHLYASTAFSFQKPSEQWPLDVDDFYITQWTKKGWVRGQGIFNTNAPSFDKDYTENAEYIDIPLVSHEIGQYSVYPDMSEIPKYTGVLKPLNFIAIKEQLEQKGLIDLADEFTYSSGKLAAILYKEEIERALKTPSFDGFQLLQLQDFPGQGTALVGLLNAFWGSKGVISAEEFREFNSELVPLIRYSKAVYESGETFEASIEVANFFKDLKSQTLHWSVTDNTGTVVAQNDISNVDLTIGNNVALGNISLALDVKEARQMTVRVALDGTNYKNTWSFWVYPQEVTTQSGAVVSTTSFDEAEAALKQGKTVFLNPDYNGLAGTDGRFVPVFWSPVHFPNQPSTMGLLMDPKHPALAAFPTSSHTDWQWWDMTIKSKSIEVDESQVTPIIRVIDNFVTNRHLANVVEAKVGNGKLVFSSIDLTNDLQHRPAARQLKHSLLKYMQSDAFAPEKTVTIDVLKSLQTANEQKSFKTNDIYD, encoded by the coding sequence ATGAAAGCAAAATATAATGCAATATTCAGCGCGCTGATTGCGCTTGGCCTGACTGCTTGTAGCGGTTCAGACTCGCCCTCTTCAAATACGCAGCAGACGCTGTCACTTGCCGGTGACTGGCAGGTAAAACTCGACCCACAAAATACAGGCGTCAGTGAAAAATGGGCGCAAAATGGATTTGATGGGCAGAAAATCACCCTGCCTGGTACGCTTGACGATGCCAAACTCGGTACTAAGAGCACCATGAAGCCAGAGATCAATAATGATGTTATGGCGCATCTAAATCGTGAGTATGAATACATTGGTGCAGCATGGTACCAGAAAGACGTCACCATTCCTGAAGATTGGAAAGGCGACACCGTTGCGTTGGAACTCGAACGTGTCATTTGGGAATCAGAGGTGTTTGTAGACGGGAAATCCGTTGGCACACGAAACAGTCTGGTAGCTTCTCACAACTATGACCTGACTTCGTTCCTTAGCCCAGGCAAACACCGTATTACGGTACGCATCGACAACGGTGACAAGTTTCCGGGTATCAACATCACCAGCGACAAGTATCCTCGTGAATCCAGTCAGCAGATGGCTCACTCCTACACCAACCATACCCAAATCAAGTGGAACGGTATGCTAGGTGATATCAATCTGACAGCATCTTCTGCAAACATGGCTGATGATGTGCAGGTTTATCCAAGTCTCGCAAACAACAGCATCACGGTAACGTTCGAGCAGAAAGCCCCAGCGCCAGGCAATGTGGCCTACACCATCAGTAAACCTGATGGCACACTGGTCGCGGAAGGTGAAGCGAAAAACGCCGAAGTCAAAAACGGCAAAGTTACGTTCACTATTGCCAAGCCTGACGGCGTGACATTGTGGGATGAATTCAACCCAAATGTTTATCAACTGGCAGTAAATCCAACCAACAGCGGTACCGACACGTCAGCAACCGCCACCTTTGGTTTCCGAGAAATCAGCGAAGCTAGCGGCGATCTGCTACTGAACGGTCAACGTATCTTTTTGCGTGGTAATCTGGACGCGGCAATCTTCCCATTGACGGGGCATCCGCCAATGGAAAAACAAGGCTGGTTGGAAATCCTCAAGCAAGCGAAAGCATACGGCCTGAACCATTTCCGTTTCCACTCTTGGGCGCCACCAGCAGCAGCATTTGAAGCCGCTGATGAAGTTGGTTTCTATTATCAAATCGAACTGCCACATTGGAGCCTTCATGTGGGGGCGGATGAAGCGACGACTAACTTCTTACGCGCAGAAGGTCAGCGTATTATTGATGAATACGGCAATCATCCGTCATTTATCATGATGGCCATGGGTAACGAGCTGGAAGGCGATTTGGACACCCTGCGCAGTCTGGTCAACGACTACAAAGCTCAGGATAGCCGCCACCTGTATGCATCAACAGCTTTCTCTTTCCAGAAGCCAAGTGAGCAATGGCCACTGGACGTCGATGATTTCTACATCACCCAGTGGACAAAGAAAGGTTGGGTTCGTGGTCAAGGTATTTTCAATACCAACGCACCAAGCTTTGATAAAGACTACACCGAGAACGCAGAATATATCGATATCCCACTGGTTTCTCACGAAATTGGTCAGTATTCAGTGTATCCAGACATGAGCGAAATTCCGAAGTACACCGGCGTGCTTAAGCCGCTCAACTTCATCGCTATCAAGGAACAGCTTGAACAGAAGGGCCTAATCGATCTGGCTGACGAATTTACCTACTCATCTGGTAAGCTGGCGGCCATTCTCTATAAAGAAGAAATCGAACGTGCGCTGAAAACGCCAAGTTTTGATGGATTCCAACTGTTGCAGCTGCAGGACTTCCCAGGGCAAGGTACCGCACTGGTTGGTTTGCTGAATGCATTCTGGGGCTCAAAAGGCGTGATAAGCGCTGAAGAATTCCGTGAATTTAACAGTGAACTAGTGCCACTAATCCGCTATAGCAAAGCGGTTTACGAAAGTGGTGAAACGTTTGAAGCCTCTATTGAAGTGGCGAACTTCTTCAAAGATCTCAAAAGCCAGACACTCCACTGGTCTGTCACTGACAACACTGGCACCGTGGTAGCGCAGAATGACATTAGCAATGTTGACCTGACCATTGGTAACAACGTAGCGCTTGGCAATATCTCGCTCGCGCTGGATGTTAAAGAAGCCCGTCAGATGACTGTTCGCGTGGCCCTTGACGGTACTAACTACAAAAACACGTGGTCATTCTGGGTATACCCGCAGGAGGTAACCACTCAATCTGGTGCTGTGGTATCTACCACCTCATTTGACGAAGCGGAAGCCGCACTGAAACAAGGAAAAACCGTATTCCTGAATCCAGATTACAACGGTCTGGCGGGTACCGATGGTCGCTTTGTACCGGTATTTTGGAGCCCGGTTCACTTCCCAAATCAGCCAAGCACTATGGGCCTATTAATGGACCCTAAACACCCTGCGCTGGCTGCGTTCCCAACCAGTTCGCACACTGACTGGCAGTGGTGGGATATGACCATCAAATCCAAGTCTATCGAAGTGGATGAGTCTCAAGTGACGCCTATCATCCGTGTCATCGACAACTTCGTGACCAACCGTCATCTTGCTAACGTGGTGGAAGCGAAAGTGGGTAACGGTAAATTGGTGTTTTCATCGATCGATTTGACCAATGATCTGCAACACCGCCCTGCCGCACGCCAACTGAAGCACAGCCTGCTTAAATACATGCAGAGCGATGCGTTTGCACCAGAGAAAACGGTTACGATTGACGTTTTGAAATCACTGCAAACGGCCAATGAGCAGAAGTCTTTCAAAACCAATGATATTTATGACTAA
- a CDS encoding glycoside hydrolase family 2 TIM barrel-domain containing protein, whose amino-acid sequence MDRQQLNAAALSLAIGGTLLIAGIANAAEDWRNPEVFRINKEPARSFFYSFESQQDINTESPWNAANYQLLNGQWKFNWVDTPSKKPEGFFAPDFDDTRWDTIAVPANWELNGYGTPFYDSHACFNDDLSFMEGDKLNYSMSFIKGKTNYNPVGSYRQNFTIDDSWNGKQIFLHFGAVKSAFYVWINGKKVGYSQDSKTDAEFDITPYIKAGKNTLAMEVYRYSDGSYFECQDMWRMSGIERDVYVFATPKVAVRDFHAYTTLDDNYQNALLRFDADIDNRGEQNAKTVRLQAQITDAKGKAIFSKTLDVGALASKSATNVSFEAKITSPQLWSAESPTLYNLQLALTDDNGDTQYIRRHVGFRSTEYKDGNILVNGKPVLFKGVNRHEHDPKTGHVISRKSMLADIKLMKEFNINAVRMSHYPNDPYFYDLADQYGLYIMDEANTESHGLGAANQGDYDPNKHIVNKPEWQAAYLDRISNMYERSKNNPSVIMRSLGNESGDGKNIEVTYDWLKAQEPSPVISEQAQLRRHTDTYSQMYAPISDIIRYAETQHDERPVLLIEYEHAMGNSLGNFQDYWDAFEKYRALQGGFIWDWVDQTFEKTNQNGDFFWAYGGDMEPAGTPNSDSFCANGLVFGDRTPYPYLYEVKKVQQNIGFAFADDDFRSLKVSNKFFFRDLSAYTLSWQLLENGKIVQSDNSIDLKAKAGDAQFIKLPKLKMAAGNEYFVNVQVALKQDELLLTKGHIVAEEQLSLPFTTVAQQAANADTTSLAMQETATVLTLSSERFNLVLNRESGLLTQLSYNGKDLLKAPSHPSFWRAPVYNDLEVKSFESKMGVYQKLGRNTVLTSMAITRKSDAQVEIKLEHSLPAIESRYFTTFTVNGNGTIDVDIWFYAAPHKKFGELPRIGTLFALDTPFSNVSYYGRGPHENYVDRKSSAFVGLYNTTVDDMYVPYVTPSENGHRTDVRFVDFTDASGNGVRFSSAQKLGFNAEYYNTDDYDASKADHFARNLHPADLVKQDRIFVHIDHKMRGVGGTNSWGEAPLNKYILPWLDYHYGYRIEPVSAK is encoded by the coding sequence ATGGACAGACAACAACTTAATGCGGCCGCACTATCGCTCGCCATTGGGGGCACCCTGCTGATCGCGGGGATTGCGAACGCCGCTGAAGACTGGCGTAACCCAGAAGTTTTCCGCATCAACAAAGAGCCGGCACGCAGTTTCTTTTACAGCTTTGAAAGCCAGCAAGATATCAACACCGAATCACCTTGGAACGCGGCTAACTATCAACTACTCAATGGACAATGGAAATTCAACTGGGTTGATACGCCATCGAAAAAGCCAGAAGGGTTCTTTGCACCGGATTTCGATGATACACGCTGGGACACTATTGCGGTTCCTGCTAACTGGGAATTGAACGGCTACGGCACACCGTTTTATGACAGCCACGCCTGTTTTAATGACGATCTCAGCTTTATGGAAGGTGACAAACTTAACTACTCCATGAGCTTTATCAAAGGCAAAACAAACTACAACCCAGTAGGCTCTTACCGTCAAAACTTCACTATTGACGACAGCTGGAACGGCAAGCAGATTTTCTTGCATTTCGGTGCAGTCAAATCGGCGTTTTACGTTTGGATAAACGGCAAGAAAGTGGGTTATTCCCAAGATTCGAAAACCGACGCTGAATTCGATATCACCCCGTACATAAAAGCGGGTAAAAACACCCTCGCGATGGAAGTGTACCGCTATTCCGACGGCAGTTATTTTGAATGTCAGGACATGTGGCGCATGAGCGGTATTGAACGCGACGTCTATGTGTTCGCCACCCCGAAAGTTGCTGTGCGCGATTTCCACGCCTACACCACGCTCGATGATAATTATCAAAACGCCCTGCTGCGCTTTGACGCCGACATAGACAACCGTGGCGAGCAAAATGCGAAAACAGTTCGTCTGCAAGCGCAAATCACCGATGCCAAAGGCAAAGCAATTTTCAGCAAAACACTGGATGTCGGCGCTTTGGCAAGTAAGTCAGCAACCAACGTCAGTTTTGAAGCGAAAATAACTTCACCGCAGCTGTGGAGTGCAGAGTCCCCGACGCTGTACAACTTGCAACTGGCTCTGACTGATGACAATGGTGATACTCAGTACATCCGTCGTCACGTTGGTTTCCGCTCTACAGAATACAAAGACGGCAACATTCTGGTGAATGGTAAGCCGGTACTGTTCAAAGGTGTGAACCGCCACGAACACGATCCGAAAACCGGACACGTCATCTCCCGTAAATCCATGCTCGCGGATATCAAACTGATGAAGGAGTTTAATATCAACGCGGTGCGCATGTCTCACTACCCTAACGATCCGTATTTCTACGATCTAGCTGACCAATATGGCCTCTATATCATGGATGAGGCGAACACCGAATCCCATGGATTAGGCGCAGCCAATCAGGGCGACTACGATCCAAACAAACACATCGTCAACAAACCAGAGTGGCAGGCGGCGTATCTTGATCGGATATCGAACATGTACGAGCGCAGCAAGAACAACCCCTCTGTGATCATGCGTTCGCTGGGTAATGAGTCCGGTGACGGCAAAAACATCGAAGTGACATACGACTGGTTGAAAGCACAGGAGCCGTCTCCGGTGATTTCTGAACAGGCACAGCTGCGCCGTCATACCGATACCTACAGCCAGATGTATGCCCCAATCAGTGATATCATCCGCTATGCTGAGACCCAACACGATGAGCGCCCGGTGCTGCTGATTGAATATGAACACGCCATGGGTAACTCGCTGGGTAACTTTCAGGATTACTGGGATGCTTTTGAGAAATACCGCGCTCTGCAGGGCGGTTTTATCTGGGACTGGGTTGACCAGACCTTTGAGAAAACTAACCAAAACGGTGATTTCTTCTGGGCTTACGGTGGCGACATGGAACCGGCTGGCACACCTAACAGCGACAGCTTCTGTGCCAACGGCCTAGTATTTGGGGATCGCACGCCATATCCATATCTATATGAGGTGAAAAAAGTACAGCAGAACATAGGCTTCGCCTTTGCCGATGACGATTTCCGCTCACTGAAAGTCAGCAACAAGTTCTTCTTCCGTGATTTGTCTGCCTACACGCTGAGCTGGCAACTGCTGGAAAACGGTAAAATAGTGCAGTCCGATAACAGTATCGACCTGAAAGCCAAAGCCGGTGATGCCCAATTTATCAAACTTCCCAAGCTTAAAATGGCCGCTGGCAATGAGTATTTTGTGAATGTACAGGTGGCGTTGAAACAAGATGAATTGCTGCTCACAAAAGGTCACATCGTGGCAGAAGAGCAACTGTCGCTGCCGTTTACAACCGTGGCTCAGCAAGCAGCTAACGCTGACACAACCTCGCTGGCAATGCAGGAGACCGCCACCGTTCTCACCTTATCAAGTGAGCGCTTCAATCTGGTGCTTAACCGTGAAAGCGGTCTGCTCACTCAGCTTAGCTACAACGGTAAAGACCTGCTGAAAGCACCGTCTCACCCGTCGTTCTGGCGTGCCCCTGTGTACAACGATCTGGAAGTGAAAAGCTTTGAGAGCAAAATGGGCGTGTATCAGAAGCTGGGCAGAAATACCGTACTGACGTCAATGGCGATAACTCGCAAGTCAGACGCTCAAGTAGAAATTAAACTGGAACACTCACTACCTGCCATTGAGAGCCGCTACTTCACCACCTTTACAGTAAACGGTAACGGCACCATTGATGTGGATATCTGGTTCTATGCCGCACCGCACAAGAAATTTGGTGAACTGCCACGCATCGGCACCCTGTTCGCGCTGGACACCCCATTCAGTAACGTCAGCTACTATGGTCGTGGCCCACACGAAAACTACGTAGATCGCAAGTCGTCGGCCTTTGTCGGCCTTTACAACACCACTGTCGATGACATGTACGTGCCATATGTCACGCCGTCTGAAAACGGTCACCGCACCGATGTGCGCTTTGTAGACTTCACAGATGCCAGCGGCAATGGTGTGCGTTTCTCTTCAGCACAGAAACTGGGCTTTAATGCTGAGTACTATAACACTGACGATTATGATGCCAGCAAAGCCGACCATTTCGCCCGCAATCTGCACCCAGCAGACTTGGTGAAGCAAGATCGCATATTTGTTCACATCGACCACAAAATGCGTGGTGTCGGCGGTACTAACTCCTGGGGTGAAGCGCCGCTGAACAAATACATCCTGCCATGGCTCGATTATCACTACGGCTACCGCATCGAACCGGTGAGCGCCAAATGA